The Siniperca chuatsi isolate FFG_IHB_CAS linkage group LG9, ASM2008510v1, whole genome shotgun sequence genome includes a region encoding these proteins:
- the prss35 gene encoding inactive serine protease 35 has product MFDHKPENPGNRLRLSYPLQLSTIFRARPNLTMGPIPLCVLFPVTVLAVVVVVAAEENAVDDEYTWPQWKVPLVRKRRTVPLSSPNFSAHPQSELSGTCGIECQRHLPATSLDDLEQFLSYETVYENGTRTYTSVSVQGLNEVTAWSRNISSSSRHKREVYGTDTRFTISDKQFSTKYPFSTSVKISTGCSGVLVSRKHVLTAAHCIHDGKDYLDGVQKLRVGILKSKRGKGKGGRGKGKRRKEDKGKEEVQEKEENGGKEDRKGKGKRRKSRSRRSAELEKPSFRWTRVKQTQVPKGWFKGVSDGLAADYDYAVLELKKAPKVKHMDLGVIPSLKKLPAGRIHFSGFDDDRPGNLVYRFCSVSEESNDLLYQYCDAKPGSSGSGVYIRLKEPGKKKWKRKIIGVFSGHQWVDVNGNGMQQDYNVAVRITPLKYAQICYWVHGDSSECQVA; this is encoded by the coding sequence AGCCAGGCCCAACTTAACAATGGGCCCCATACCCCTGTGTGTCCTGTTCCCGGTGACAGTGCTAGCTGTGGTGGTGGTTGTAGCTGCTGAAGAGAATGCAGTTGACGATGAGTATACCTGGCCACAGTGGAAGGTGCCTCTGGTAAGGAAAAGACGCACTGTGCCTCTCAGCAGCCCAAACTTCTCAGCCCATCCTCAATCAGAGCTGAGTGGGACCTGTGGGATTGAGTGTCAGCGTCACCTCCCTGCCACTTCTCTGGACGACCTGGAGCAGTTCCTGTCCTACGAGACGGTTTATGAGAATGGTACACGCACGTATACCTCAGTTTCTGTGCAGGGCCTCAATGAGGTGACTGCCTGGTCCAGAAACATCTCGTCTAGCTCCCGCCACAAACGAGAGGTGTACGGCACAGATACCCGTTTCACTATCTCCGATAAGCAATTTTCCACCAAATATCCCTTCTCCACCTCTGTGAAGATCTCCACAGGATGTTCTGGGGTTCTCGTGTCACGTAAACATGTGCTGACAGCTGCCCACTGCATCCATGACGGGAAGGATTATCTAGATGGGGTGCAGAAGCTGCGTGTTGGTATTCTGAAGTCCAAACGAGGTAAAGGGAAAGGAGGGCGAGGAAAGGGCAAAAGGAGAAAGGAAGACAAAGGTAAAGAGGAAGTGCAGGAAAAGGAAGAGAATGGTGGGAAAGAGGACCGTAAAGGAAAAGGGAAACGTAGAAAGAGCCGCAGTCGGCGAAGTGCAGAATTGGAGAAACCTTCATTCAGGTGGACCAGGGTCAAGCAGACCCAGGTGCCTAAGGGCTGGTTCAAAGGTGTTTCTGACGGACTGGCTGCAGATTATGACTACGCTGTTCTGGAGCTGAAGAAAGCCCCAAAAGTCAAGCACATGGATCTGGGTGTTATCCCCTCGCTCAAGAAGCTCCCTGCTGGGAGGATCCACTTCTCTGGCTTTGATGATGACCGGCCTGGCAACCTGGTGTACCGGTTCTGCTCTGTCTCTGAGGAGTCCAATGATTTGTTGTACCAATACTGCGATGCCAAACCGGGCTCCAGCGGCTCTGGGGTCTACATCCGCCTCAAAGAGCCTGGCAAGAAGAAGTGGAAGAGGAAGATCATTGGGGTTTTCTCTGGTCACCAGTGGGTGGATGTAAACGGGAACGGGATGCAGCAGGATTACAATGTGGCGGTGAGGATAACACCCCTCAAATATGCCCAGATCTGCTACTGGGTCCACGGGGACTCGAGTGAGTGTCAGGTGGCCTAA